CTTCAGGGCATCTCCTTGCGTGTTTCAGCATAGGACTGACGATGAAAAACACTTCATGGACGAAAACGGTCAGCAAAAACCGTTCCCTAGTCTGAAGGATGAATGCACTTTGGATTTGTCAGTCATAGTGCCTGCGTACAACGAACAAGACAGGAGTaagacaaattaatttttttattttatttgttttaaaatgttgtgtttAGTAAGGCCTATGCTCGAATCGTGCTTGCATTTCTTGACTGACGTTAGTCGAAAGTCAACATTTGAAGTAATTGTTGTTAGTGATGGAAGTGTCGATAGAACATGCGATATTGTTATGGAGTATGTACAACAGTATGGTTCAAATCAGATAcgtcttttaaaattacaagaaAATCGTGGAAAGGGAGGTGCAGTTTGCTTGGTGAGTAGAATTTTTACTGATTAATGAGATATTCTaagtattaagttattaaaatatatttttatatagggaATGCAAAGTGCACGTGGACGTACATTGTTATTTGCTGATGCTGACGGTGCAACAAAATTTGAAGATTTAGATAAATTAGAAACAGTATTACACTACTTAGCaccaagtaataataaaagataatacacaagatattttttacttaagctactaaaacataaataaaaactacatcAATTATCTCTTAAGTTGTATGGTTTTATTTGTACATGTAATTGGCattttggaaaataccaaATGGCTTGGTTTTGTtgctcatttaaaattaatagttaaaatatctaaGGAATAATGGACAAgtcataatcaaaatattatattctaacaaatttattttatagtaatattatgcatttgcaaaaaatgctttttcattaatttaatacttatttattaatttagacaAGATCAAAGTACaaatctaaatttagaaatgaTTAGAATTTTagttagatttataaatacaatttgaattttatgctagcgattttatgtaattatatgtccattatacttttagatatattatcattaaaatatgatatgatattatttctcgaaatatttagatactataatatatactaactaAATAAAGGTGAACCTAAaaccttataatttattactcaacttgatattttataaattcccCTAAAAAGTacttaagattaaaaattaaatttatgtggtATGTGAACTAGTTTGTGTTGTTTTGATTATCGTatgacaattaaatttattattatattaaataataaataatagtaaaaataattcaccCAGCCAGATAGTACTTCacctcttaaaaatatttataacttatgaacATTTGTCTCACTTCTATTTGTGTCTACAATACTGTTTATTCTACACTTATACACATATTGCTTATCgtgtgttatttatattttaaataaaaaataaaaattggtcaaggatttttaaatattggtataccattaaatgttttatgtaccaaagtatttttcataagaattttataatatagtgtaattCATAATGTCCTCAAAGTTAatcttacaataatacattctaGGTATTCCACATTTCaaacataggtaaataataaatcaaattttaagttttttaaatattgttaacaagttaaataaaaattgtaggaagtactttttttatattgtttatatttttgtgtatttatacaaaaattattaatttttttttccattttgttcaaattatttatgaaaaatattttatgtataaataatttttcctaaatgaaatcagtgttttttaatatcaaaataattaattgctcTCAATTGaagattgtataaaataactaatattctatacaataCTTACtatagataatgttcttagaGATTGTTTCTAttctaattcataaatatagtatattttttattttaatgtaaacatttaagctaatacattttgtgaaattataaaataattaaataacaaatttcatagttaataacaattgatACATGctcaacattttatacttatttttttatagattatttaaaaataagttattggtTATTGAACTTTTATCTTAtgcaacaattaaatttatttcagtttattacattttacttatatttaacatatgttGTTTATTAACCTACCATGAGTTGCAACACTGtcttaatttacttaaaaaatttttttaattttcttttaatactttatacattttttatatttaattagatgATATTACTGAGTGTGCTAATAACTTACATGCGGTTGTGTGCGGCTCACGTGCCCATTTAGAAACAGAATCTAAGGCTCAAAGAAGTATATTTCGTACTATTTTGATGGTGTGCTTTCATATTCATGTCTGGTTATTTGGTGTACGTACTATCAAAGATACACAATGTggctttaaattattcactCGACCAGCTGCAAGaattttgtttgataatttacACGTTAATGgatggtatataaataaatatatttctaaaacttaaatttttttcacttatttatttttttgttgttgttatttattagggCGTTTGATGTAGAAATGTTATACATTGCTgaaaagttgaaatttaaattaactgaaaTACCAGTTAATTGGACAGAGATTgaaggtaaatttaaaataatagttaattgttatgatatttcattcatttattttttataggctCAAAAATAGTTCCTGTGTGGAGTTGGCTGGAAATGGGTTTTGACGTacttaaaatatggtttaaatatCGCATTGGATCATGGGAGATAATAACCGAATAAAGGACAAATCaccttacatatttatatcattcgtTTTTTTCTTAAGCTATTAGAAAAGTATGTAAATTACGTACTTAGTTgtgtgtaaaaaatttaaaaaacatattatcttgtaggaaactacataataattatttctccaATAGATATTCAACTGTAataattgattgaaaaaagactttaaaaagtaaactattactaaattgaattattgctttttactttaagtaaaaattagcattcaaatataattttaattttacttttattattagattgttGGAAGAAGTtccttataatatgtaaatcataAAACAGTTAAGCTaacagtacaaaatatatgaaaataaatttgataaattatatattatgttcgaaATAAcgcaatcaatataatattatttaaaaatgcattccatatttatatcacaaaaatgttgatattgattaataatatttataatactaataatgtttcctacttaattattagtgtattctatttactttaatccaaatacacaaacaataatttttattaaataaataattacaaatacttactctacttataatataaatatactttcttGACTTATCAaactatatttgaaatatatcactatacaaaaataacatattacagCTTTACTTAGAAATAAATGTggtaataaagtattaagcagtcaggtttttttatttgtataaatgctattaaacaaaatgtctAAAGAATATTGGTTTtcaagattatttaaattacagttaGTAAGTACattgaaagtaattaaaatacacatatatatataaatatgtttttattaatcatacaaattttctgtctatctattaataatatttttgatatatcgATTTATGGGTTTTttcttattgattttaattaatatgttaaaataattttacctttgactcaatactaatattattacttgtttCATAACTAGTCATTTCTTTTTCTTAAATCTATTTGGATTTACATAGTTGGAACTGGTATTTAGAACACatgtacttttatttattaaataattaaatgatatttaagaTACCCAATTAGACTACAATACattgtgaaataattattgttctttAACCATAACTTTAGTCAAGAAAAATGTGAGCATTAAATGCTTAAATGCTTAAATTTTAAGGtttctaaattaaactattttataattataacatagtaATTGATGATattcagtatatattatagtattttatttaaaaaaaaaacaatttttaaaattgtataactaattaaaatgaattctcatggtaaaaatataaataatcgttttttaaaattatttaaagaattttaaattaataataattttcaatatacatttaagttaaatttttttattgaatgattatttttagttaagcataaatataattttttattatttaacaacttaagatttaattaatatacttttatgctatttttaatttgttaatcttATACATATCTCatgaaaattggtttttaatttccaatgctttatttaatgtttattaaactaGTTACAGATTTGatgcttaataaatattgatatgttTAGCTATTCAttgatatgtgtgtgtatttattttatttataaattacatggcATAAgagattttttaatgaatatgctTTGTGTATACTCTCAACCctcctttaaaaataaatttaactaatagaAATACCTGCTTTCTTACCATATTAACCTTActctgttttattttgttggcGGGAACCATTGGCACTATTGGGGGAGGCTAAgtttataaatgtgttttaatttaagtaccaacatttataatttgatgagAATATTTCCAAATTTACAAAgttgaaatgttaaaaattagaaaacatttttttaacatgcaaaaaatatttgtcatgATTGTTGGCAAAATCCACCCATAATTCTATAGACTTAGAATTACCGTTATAATCTTAGTAAACTACTAAAAACAGTCTGTATTCTTTCTTAGATATGataatgagaaaaataaatcattaaagtCATTATTTCAAGATAGATTTATAAATCTGcctattataaacatacaaaaaaaaaaatctaatattttaaatatcaaagatATATCAGAATAGATGATCTTACTAAactagaacatttttattatcatcattatattaataaagttaggtacttataatatttgaattaattaaaacattaaaatttatgtattctaataaaattatagtaacacAGTAATTCTATTTGGTGATGTATTCATTAGTAAAtacttatgttaatttttattaagtaggtcttattttaattttaaaagtgtattttaatGACGTAAGTGTTTGATATTTGACTATAgccttcaaatttaataactcaaatttcaaatgatGAAAgcattaattagttattacattaattaattgagGGTAAAATTCACTTAACTGCAATTCTACCATTAATCATTGatcaaaaaaacttaatatagtacccatttatacaaaaaacaacaaatatttactttaataattagtaaaattgtataggtaaggtttttttctaaatatctataaaatttttgtatatattatacaactgtcAATATGACTGAACTACATGTGGAGTATGAACAGAAAACTTCCTTAAAAAATGGCATTACACGCCGAcatgttcaaatttttttccttttttaaagcataagtaggtattaaaaatgttaataatgtattgattttattctttttactaTTTGAACCTACTTATAGCCTTAAAGTgttttgattataatgtagcatgcattttaattgaaatgcattaaccaaaaatattttaataattatattaaaacaacatcTCAATCAACAAATGTGTAATAAGTAGATAGGTAGGTAGTTTATGAGAGTATGAGACATAGAgacgttatataattattctaactTCTAAGAACAAATGAAAGTGTGGGTACTTacaagtatttatttgtacattcTCTATCGATTGGATATTTTAAAGCGGTGTAGGATGTtactttagttttttataatgaaaacctTACCTGTTTCAACTTTTCAAGACATAATATATGCTCACGATAAATTTCGTGGGTTAAACGTGCTACTCTGTCAGTACCTATCTAATAGAGACATAgagttgatattattatttaatagatattataatattatattatattgtctttgAGAGCCgataatacctatatcaacACAAATGCTTATtatcaatgtataaatataaaaatgagttTGACGTTAAAgccgattatattttaaatatatcgatAACATCGCATGCGCGATTGGAAGGTTTTCGCAGAAACTTTCCGACCCGGTGGCGGTATGTACTTGTCCGTCTCCGTCGGGTGGCGGGAAAACGGAAAAATCACTCCACCCACCAAATCGTGCGAAGAGCGAGTGCaacgaaaataaaacacacGAAATCCCGAGACAGCGCGACCGGACGACGGCGAGCTTTCATTGGCCCGGAACAACATCGGGAGCCGGTGTGATTCGAAATTTCGCGCCGCGCGTACCGGCGCCCGTTCATTCCGTTTCCAGTCGTCGGTCCGCCGACTCCGCCGTTCATTCGATACGAATTTATTGTTCAACGTCACGACTTTGGGTACGTCGTGCAGTTGGTCGGCCGCCGCTAGCCTAAAGAGTAATATTAGTCAGCGGATAGCTGAGGCGATTTAACCCAGAGACGAGATCATATAACAGGTTAGTTTGCAgtgtacgtattataataatataattacaggcAGTACAGTGTTGGGGGCgatggaaaaattattaagctattatgatattttcctATAGTTGGTAGTCGATACTCGTTATTTATGTCCCTCacctcattattataaaaaaaatatatttattgtcagAACatggataaaataaacaagtgtAGGTATGATGTACATTGTTGAACAGTGATAatcactaaatttttttttttgtgatttgtcactagtaggtacctatatagtaagtGAGTAATAAAGATTGGCACTTTGAAATTGGCTATCGCAACTCACAtcgaagaaaaattaattatttattattattactcaagTGCCTCTACTACctactagattaagaataCAACTATGATACGATACGACTacgtaaataggtatatatttgtatacaaaaaatgaacagtATACCacctacctattaaaaaataagttgatCTTAATTTTGTTCTCGTtgcgttttaatatatatatatatatatatatatatatatatatatatatatgtaacacTGTTGATTTTCCGGAAACcggaaattcaattttaaactacGTAGGTATCTAGGCATTTATTAATGACTACCCTAGAAACATTTTCATCATCGTTCAACTTACTGGCTGGTCATAAACTCACAACAGAGTTAAATATTCCCTATCAAATAAATTCGAGCATTCTTTATGAAACTCATCCACACAGGTTAGGTAGTCATACAACAGGTCTAGTACTTGTTAAATTTCACCTAACGGATATATTTAGAATGTATGTAAAGCTTACATTTGGtttaccattataatttaGCATCGTTGTATACAACACTGAttcaagtatatatacattgacaaatatttaaatattatatacaatagatatagattacatatgtataattatacatataattttttgtacgaggataatataaaattatgctcAACTATTATAAAGGAAACGTTGTTGTTACTTGTTATCATAAGCCTAATACACTGGTATACCTACtctgtgaaataaatatttataataataataatacctatacgatttagtatttaattatgttgatttaaacatagttataacttataagcttctttttatttttaggtttttttgacatttttagcccattttagtacttaatttcagataatttttaaccatttgccattattcattaataatacaatttcttattattcgatttttcgatttatgtcaaaactattaaaatcaaagttaattttttaaattttattttttcaaaaaaataagtaattttggttaagttttaaaattttgctatgtaaacattttatttataaaattaataagaaaaaccattatttatttttataaatttactaattttttttaagaggggatttctaatattttaatttttaaagttattatttaatgttcttTGTCATCACTAAAtcctaatcaataataatagcctatatttttttttgaattttaacgaactataaatagatactttaaaatccatattttttgtacatttagtTAGTAAGAATAACTTTGCTTATGTTTTTTTCGCTGAACCTTTCTtactataaaaactttatgtatatatagtgtatacttaGTTTGTATactgtaatagtataatacaatataacataaaaaaataatttgaatttaatatattacgttatatttaatttgtatgatttgaagtatttattaGGAAAAGccacaacttttttttaacctaattttttattttgtctgtAGTCTTTGAAATGTTGATGGATGCTCTTTTTCTTCATGTTTTTCAAGTCCTGTTTAATCGTTAactaatttacttattgtattaattgtttataaactatacagattgtaaatataataaaataaaaacttagttttttatttaacaatctgttacagtaaataataaacaataaattagtgtgatacctacttatttttaaaatttaaagcctttatttacaatctatacaatatctatgcataataagtaaatgtgaaacaattaacaataattattattttaaaaacgattatattaatgtatgtgGGGAAACCGTTCATCAACAATACAtcctatttaagtattattaatgaagTGTAATACGCCTTTGAAGAAATTAAGACGTATTTTACAGAATAAACGATATATCCCACAGAAGAAACGTagacatgatttttttttctagaatttaaaatctgtAATCACAATAACCATTGTCAAATGATCTCCGTCTCCCGTTATGTTTTGTGATACCATTGTATATCAATAGATGTATTGTTTGTGTACGCGCTCGAAATGACaaaatgacaatatattataaaataaagactgCACCTAGGTATTATgttaaagtaataacaataaattataatttatttacaaatgctTACCcttaatacctattatcatacaaattattattgactttaTCAGCGTTCTAACTACTAAGTCGTGTGTGAATGTttagtttgaaatatatagttaGTTAGATTTTTTAGACACTGAGTGAAGCaaagaatgtatttattttataatgatgtatttaattttgtgccTGTCATCGCCTTTTTTTAACAGGGAGAGCACTAATAATGCTTCGATTTTCAATTcgaaattctttaaaatcacgaaaaattgcaaattattttatatttagaaattcataaacatttttgtttttaatttgaatattgtataattgaatataatattcctcATTAGTTTACTACTTAAAGTAtatctacttaaaaatttataaaaaaaaaaaaattatcggaACTTCCgcatctattttttataactgtttgAAGTCAAAATTTGTAAGACATTGCATATTCTTCATAATTAtctctacataataataattaataaccatttatCCTCAAATGattcttgatattttttagtaattaaaaaatgaataaccatAATAGAGACTTGGAATTTTCACCAaaggatttttatgtttttgttagAATTGTTTACACGCTGTTTAATTGTCTTTgtctaagtatttatatttttttttaagctaattTATAAGCATAAGCCATTTTCAAAGATAtttagtttagttttatttttctataaatatcaataaaaaatatttctcataagttgctctaatattaaatttaccattttgacaaattcataaaaacaaattcactaactattttgtatagtaagaaattcaaaaaaaaattttcatttaaatctaaaaattagaatttagtaCAAGATTTCTGATAAGTATATCATAGTATCATActgaaataagaatatttaagaaatgaataaatacaattatattttatagacatttaaagcttaaagtaaaatgaaattacatacctacttaaacgatgaataatgatgttaattattttattataatccataaacttttacgtatattatgaattttattacgcacaaatatataggttaattttaaaatattaataaattatctattaatattataatgtatggaaAAATTTACACTGTTTTACAGTAAgatagtattaactattaactcaaaagttaatagtattaatgatatggtaaaactatatattattttaataatttaataaatgtatttttaaaaaataaatttttggcaaagattaataatttatttaatagatatgtcaaaaacatttcataaaatatacttagggATATAAGTTGACAATATTTCATGCAGAAACtcatctaaaaaattatggtCCATTTAATTGAATCCTAAGTGGGAGTAATTTATctaactttgatttttttctttaattagaTACCTTTCCGCGTCATTActctaattattgattatgattactaatattttattattttgttgttatattatgttatattactttatatcaGTATATCATCCATAATATGCATCATACTTTTGCTAaccaacttattatatttgtactcAAGTCTTTCAggcattaaattaaacaaataaataatataatataatataataatgtatacaattatatttttattgtatatgttatatattaatatattatgtgtacacaTTGTTACTaagagttataaattaatatgacataatgtttcaaaatattctttcttagaaatttattataaaaaaaaaaaaaatggctaaGTTGGTATAACTCTGTTGCATAGTAGGTATCGAGTGGGTTGAAAAACTTatgataaattttgtattatatatttaaatctaagaaataaaaaaaatgtaatggatttttaactacaaaataatttactaatttttattattttgacaaaaattataaaatctaactAGTTTTACGTGAAAATGTCGAGCTTTTTCTtactttgtttttgtttttctcgaTTACTAAGAAAATTACTGGAAATTGTTTACTTTTGTTAGCAAAAATatcaactaaatataatttgctgCCGTCAGAAACCACCTCCAAAGTTGAAAATCGAAGACATTTTACTACCCCAAAACTCAAAAGGTGACaacagataaaaaataaaataaaatacgtatcattgtaaaatctaaACATTTATCGCTCTGCTCAGGatcgaatatattaaataatgatttaattttgaaagttatgtatgtataaaatataatatgaaatgtacATAGGCGGTACTAATGATATATGTacgtacaattaattaaaaacacgtaTTATATCTACAGATATGAATTGTTGTAGGATTAATAGGAATTTTAAGGTTTGTggacaattgaaaaaaaataatagtgtacattattaaagtactatatatatttatatttctaattatatttgaatattatgatatattattatttattgctatcAACccgacaattaaaaataaaatattttattagtgaaatattaaaaataaaactaatttgtcAACACAATATATTGGTGGTCCAATTTTCCCCCAGGAATGTCTCTGTTGCAACAGTGCatactatgtaaatatatgtttctataatataatataggatataataagataagtttgtttgaaattgagtaggtattgtaaattatttgaccTGGATATACAATTTTGTGATATGCTGATTGCTACGTGACGAGATAGACGGTGAGTTCAGGAGTAGATTTACGAGTATGGTGGGTG
This genomic stretch from Rhopalosiphum maidis isolate BTI-1 chromosome 3, ASM367621v3, whole genome shotgun sequence harbors:
- the LOC113556193 gene encoding dolichyl-phosphate beta-glucosyltransferase-like, whose amino-acid sequence is MAAGTVMINSHIGSPISMITFSELFPFITQILFGAVFLFTSFVYWMLYFRASPCVFQHRTDDEKHFMDENGQQKPFPSLKDECTLDLSVIVPAYNEQDRIRPMLESCLHFLTDVSRKSTFEVIVVSDGSVDRTCDIVMEYVQQYGSNQIRLLKLQENRGKGGAVCLGMQSARGRTLLFADADGATKFEDLDKLETVLHYLAPNDITECANNLHAVVCGSRAHLETESKAQRSIFRTILMVCFHIHVWLFGVRTIKDTQCGFKLFTRPAARILFDNLHVNGWAFDVEMLYIAEKLKFKLTEIPVNWTEIEGSKIVPVWSWLEMGFDVLKIWFKYRIGSWEIITE